Proteins encoded together in one Telopea speciosissima isolate NSW1024214 ecotype Mountain lineage chromosome 4, Tspe_v1, whole genome shotgun sequence window:
- the LOC122658059 gene encoding uncharacterized protein LOC122658059, whose translation MGSYPYGVSPFLEQQWREEVLYLHSLWHKGPPRNPNLKPISNNLGSSNSITHKIKSNNLGASNSTTFKKCKSKQRVAKKKKDLKPLVSEVEWPCGPDPEPCQETGWPELTPKSDQATRPATAEEQAKFTALHLQQKGLKACQDFFSSKVCSDDEEEELMDDDVAESEEFKFFLGLFTDDSDLRSYYEKNWESGEFCCLVCGGSGKKVWKRFKNCVALVQHSTAISKTKRRAAHRAFGKTICRVLGWEIHRLPSIVLSLDGPLGHSMVKAESEVGLKENSAQKGDLHEKFVDLVDDDDDDYVYDDADEDDDDDDNGNDDDNDEDDDDDGELDSEDHSIGVQKEDFQGKVVDSQAGSKKDEELHQKELMSETVEMKGAYREEETDCRMSKEHVAENQEKEGLQDGL comes from the exons ATGGGTTCATATCCGTATGGTGTCTCTCCCTTTTTAGAGCAGCAATGGAGGGAAGAGGTTCTTTACCTCCACTCTCTATGGCACAAGGGACCTCCTAGAAATCCTAACCTTAAACCCATTTCAAATAATCTTGGTTCTTCCAATTCTATTACACATAAAATCAAGTCAAATAATCTTGGTGCCTCCAATTCCACCACATTCAAGAAGTGTAAAAGCAAACAAAGGgttgcaaagaaaaagaaagatcttAAACCTTTAGTTTCGGAGGTTGAGTGGCCATGTGGACCAGATCCCGAGCCATGCCAGGAGACTGGCTGGCCTGAATTAACTCCCAAATCTGATCAAGCCACCAGGCCTGCTACTGCAGAAGAACAGGCCAAATTCACTGCACTTCACTTGCAACAGAAGGGCTTGAAAGCTTGCCAAGATTTTTTCTCAAGCAAGGTTTGTTCAGATGATGAAGAGGAGGAATTGATGGATGATGATGTTGCTGAATCTGAAGAATTCAAGTTTTTTCTGGGGCTTTTTACAGATGACAGCGATTTGAGGAGTTATTATGAGAAGAATTGGGAAAGTGGGGAGTTTTGTTGTTTGGTTTGTGGTGGATCTGGGAAGAAGGTCTGGAAGAGGTTCAAGAATTGCGTTGCACTTGTTCAACACTCAACAGCAATATCAAAGACTAAGAGGAGGGCAGCACACCGAGCATTTGGGAAGACTATTTGTCGGGTTCTTGGTTGGGAAATTCATCGACTTCCGAGCATTGTTCTGTCCTTGGATGGGCCTCTTGGTCACTCCATGGTCAAAGCAGAATCTGAG GTGGGTTTAAAGGAGAATAGTGCTCAAAAGGGAGATCTTCACGAGAAATTTGTAGACCTtgtcgatgatgatgatgatgattatgtcTATGATGATGCTGATGAAGATGACGATGACGATGACAATGGCAatgatgatgacaatgatgaagatgatgatgatgatggggaGCTGGATTCAGAGGACCACAGCATTGGTGTCCAAAAGGAAGATTTTCAAGGCAAAGTTGTAGACTCT CAGGCGGGTTCAAAGAAAGACGAAGAACTTCATCAAAAGGAGCTTATGAGTGAAACTGTTGAAATGAAAGGGGcatatagagaggaagagacagaTTGCAGG
- the LOC122658029 gene encoding squamosa promoter-binding-like protein 1, with translation METNIGADTRHFYYPTTSNFVLKEKDLMGVGKRSFEWDLNDWKWDGDLFIASPLNSVSSDCKSRQLVPASSGIPEAGVLSNGSSSCSHDTNSGSERGKRELEKRRRVVVDGDEEEGALSLKLGGHVYPITEGEVANHVDKNGKSKLLQASSNRAGCQVEDCGADLNNAKPYYKRHKVCETHSKASRVLVANVMQRFCQQCSRFHFLQEFDEGKRSCRRRLAGHNRRRRKTQLDAVVNGSALNDDRASNYLLISLLRILSNIHSNSSDQTKDQDLLSHFLRNLASLDSTLDGRSISAILQESHDTVKVGTSAGTSSEVAPSLLSNGLEASGHLGSTTKFNRSPGAQGSQIEHVDQYVDLATSEVPQKRTITGDHGGHPQSVIIPPKPTTLFPLGDGLPTKAAVPQFTNGRIKLNNIDLNNIYNDSQDCIEDIDRSPVTGLDCPSWIQQDTYQSSPPRASGNSDSLSLHPSSSLSGVAQNRTDRIVFKLFGKDPSDFPLVLRSQILDWLSHSPTDIESFIRPGCVILTIYLHMAESTWEEICCDLSSTLSRLLDASDDNFWRTGWVYARIKHQIAFIYNGQVVLDTPFPPKSQNCCRITSVIPIAASVSEKTQFLVKGFNLSRPTTRLLCALEGQCLVEEATYDLVVGTDTTKEHDELQSLSFCFSIPDVMGRGFIEVEDHGLSGSFFPFIVAEQDVCSEIRMLENVIEVAETGNNVKGTIEMEAKNQAMDFIHEMGWLLHRSHLRSRLGQMYPNLAIFPFKRFRWIMEFSMDHSWCAVVKRLLDILFDGSVDAGEYPSVELALSEMGLLHRAVRKNRRPMVELLLRYIPGEVLDRAGSGQKQQVDRGSDNFLFRPDVVGPAGLTPLHIAASRDGCESILDALTDDPGLVGVEAWKSVHDNTGFTPEDYARLRGHYSYIHLVHRKVSKKSEAGHVILNMPAAFSDCSTNKKEMDELNLGKVAGFDIEKTQLGVMQQYCKLCDQRLVYGNSRRLLAYRPAMLAMVAIAAVCVCVSLLFKSQPEVVCVFRPFVWEMLDYGAV, from the exons atGGAGACCAACATTGGGGCCGACACTCGTCATTTTTACTATCCGACTACGTCCAATTTTGtgttgaaggagaaggatttgATGGGGGTTGGGAAAAGGAGTTTTGAATGGGATTTGAATGATTGGAAATGGGATGGAGACCTTTTCATTGCTAGCCCATTGAATTCCGTCTCGTCGGATTGCAAGAGCAGGCAGTTGGTCCCAGCCAGTTCGGGAATCCCTGAAGCTGGCGTTTTGTCAAATGGTTCGTCTTCTTGTTCCCATGACACAAATTCAGGTAGTGAGAGAGGCAAAAGAGAACTGGAAAAGCGGAGGAGGGTTGTCGTGgatggagatgaagaagaaggtgcCCTCTCTCTGAAACTTGGTGGGCATGTCTATCCAATTACAGAAGGGGAGGTTGCCAATCATGTTGACAAAAATGGGAAGTCCAAATTGCTTCAGGCTTCTTCGAACCGTGCGGGTTGTCAGGTGGAGGATTGTGGTGCTGACCTGAACAATGCCAAGCCTTACTACAAACGGCACAAGGTCTGTGAAACGCATTCTAAGGCCAGCAGGGTCCTAGTAGCAAATGTTATGCAGCGGTTTTGTCAGCAGTGCAGCAG gtttcattttcttcaagAGTTTGatgaagggaagagaagttGCCGGAGACGTCTGGCAGGACATAATAGACGGAGGAGAAAAACACAACTTGATGCGGTTGTCAATGGAAGTGCCCTGAATGATGATCGGGCTAGTAATTATCTCTTGATAAGTCTACTACGGATCCTGTCCAATATTCATT CAAACAGCTCAGATCAGACAAAGGATCAAGATCTTCTGTCTCATTTTTTGAGGAACCTTGCCAGCCTTGACAGTACGCTTGATGGGAGAAGCATATCTGCAATCCTACAGGAATCCCATGATACGGTGAAGGTTGGGACTTCTGCTGGAACATCATCAGAAGTGGCACCAAGTTTGCTTTCGAATGGGCTAGAAGCTTCTGGACATTTGGGCTCAACAACTAAATTCAACAGAAGTCCTGGTGCTCAGGGCTCTCAAATTGAGCATGTTGACCAATATGTTGATTTAGCAACATCTGAGGTGCCACAGAAAAGAACTATTACAGGCGATCATGGTGGACATCCGCAAAGTGTAATAATTCCTCCAAAACCCACAACTTTGTTTCCATTAGGAGATGGCCTTCCAACCAAGGCAGCGGTCCCACAGTTTACTAATGGGAGGATCAAATTAAACAATATTGATCTGAATAACATCTATAATGACTCACAAGATTGCATAGAAGACATAGATAGGTCACCAGTCACTGGACTCGATTGCCCTTCTTGGATACAGCAGGACACTTACCAGTCAAGCCCACCTCGGGCAAGTGGGAATTCAGATTCACTTTCTTTGCATCCATCATCTAGTTTAAGTGGAGTTGCTCAG AACCGGACAGATCGAATTGTGTTCAAACTCTTTGGCAAAGACCCAAGTGATTTTCCTCTTGTTTTGCGATCGCAG ATCCTTGATTGGTTATCCCACAGTCCTACGGACATAGAGAGCTTCATCAGGCCTGGTTGTGTTATTCTAACAATTTATCTTCATATGGCCGAGTCCACATGGGAAGAG ATATGCTGTGATCTGAGCTCTACTTTAAGTAGGCTTTTGGATGCCTCTGATGACAATTTCTGGAGAACGGGATGGGTGTATGCTAGGATAAAGCATCAAATAGCTTTCATCTACAATG GTCAGGTTGTTCTAGACACACCATTTCCTCCCAAAAGTCAGAATTGTTGCAGGATAACTAGCGTCATTCCAATTGCAGCTTCTGTGTCGGAGAAAACTCAGTTCCTTGTTAAGGGATTTAATTTGTCTCGGCCCACCACGAG GTTGCTCTGTGCACTTGAAGGACAGTGTCTGGTTGAGGAAGCTACTTATGACTTGGTAGTGGGCACTGATACCACTAAGGAACACGATGAGCTCCAGAGCCTCAGCTTCTGTTTCTCTATTCCTGATGTCATGGGAAGAGGATTTATCGAG GTTGAAGACCATGGTCTCAGTGGATCCTTCTTTCCTTTCATAGTTGCTGAGCAGGATGTATGTTCGGAGATCCGTATGCTGGAGAATGTAATAGAGGTGGCTGAGACTGGAAACAATGTCAAGGGAACTATTGAAATGGAAGCAAAGAATCAAGCTATGGACTTTATACATGAAATGGGATGGCTACTTCATAGGAGTCATCTGAGGTCTAGACTGGGTCAAATGTACCCTAACTTGGCCATCTTTCCTTTCAAACGTTTCAGGTGGATCATGGAGTTCTCAATGGATCATAGTTGGTGTGCTGTAGTCAAGAGACTCCTGGACATTCTGTTTGATGGAAGTGTGGATGCTGGTGAGTATCCTTCTGTTGAGCTTGCATTATCAGAGATGGGCCTCCTCCACAGAGCTGTACGGAAAAATCGTAGGCCAATGGTGGAACTCCTGTTGAGATACATACCAGGTGAAGTTTTGGACAGGGCAGGATCTGGACAAAAGCAACAGGTTGACCGAGGCTCTGATAACTTCTTGTTTAGACCTGATGTTGTCGGCCCCGCAGGTTTGACGCCTCTTCATATTGCAGCTAGTAGGGATGGCTGTGAGAGTATTCTGGATGCGTTAACTGATGATCCTGGATTG GTGGGAGTTGAAGCATGGAAGAGTGTTCATGATAACACAGGTTTCACACCGGAAGATTATGCCCGCCTGAGGGGCCATTACTCCTATATCCATCTGGTTCACAGAAAAGTTAGTAAGAAATCAGAAGCTGGGCATGTAATCCTCAACATGCCTGCAGCTTTTTCAGATTGCAGTACtaacaagaaagaaatggatGAACTGAACTTGGGTAAAGTTGCTGGCTTTGATATTGAAAAGACGCAATTGGGAGTGATGCAACAGTACTGCAAGCTGTGCGATCAGCGGTTGGTCTATGGCAACTCCAGGAGATTGCTAGCATACAGGCCGGCTATGTTGGCAATGGTGGCCATTGCTGcagtctgtgtgtgtgtgtcccTGCTATTCAAAAGCCAACCTGAGGTTGTGTGTGTGTTCCGCCCCTTTGTGTGGGAAATGTTGGATTATGGAGCGGTCTAA